One stretch of Akkermansiaceae bacterium DNA includes these proteins:
- a CDS encoding TlpA family protein disulfide reductase, producing MNLSIRKHLLLPMIAATACLATADAAPKHHLSDFKPGELVSGPSVDFTKMAGKVVVIDYWGVHCPPCLALMPHVAKLHKRYADDGLVLVAAESQGSPVAAIKKVVKKHRLACTVTKFIQGPKLSKGIPYMAVFDVEGKMVYAGYPGSAADRVIAKELKRATPGAAPAADAPATDAAAGPLVKHRTWTNSDGRAMSAELISLSGNMGTFRKIGGAPFTYDITQLSEEDQKLIRAAGTH from the coding sequence ATGAACCTCTCCATCAGAAAACACCTGCTTCTCCCCATGATCGCCGCCACGGCCTGCCTGGCTACCGCCGATGCCGCGCCCAAACACCATTTGAGCGACTTCAAACCCGGCGAACTTGTTTCCGGCCCGAGCGTCGATTTTACAAAAATGGCCGGCAAGGTGGTGGTCATCGACTACTGGGGTGTCCATTGTCCGCCCTGCCTGGCCTTGATGCCCCACGTGGCAAAACTGCACAAGCGTTACGCGGACGACGGCCTGGTTCTGGTCGCTGCCGAGTCGCAGGGATCTCCTGTTGCGGCGATCAAAAAAGTGGTGAAGAAACACCGCCTGGCCTGCACGGTGACCAAGTTCATCCAGGGCCCGAAGCTGTCCAAGGGAATCCCCTACATGGCGGTTTTTGATGTCGAGGGCAAGATGGTCTATGCCGGCTACCCCGGCAGCGCGGCCGACCGAGTGATCGCAAAGGAACTGAAACGTGCCACTCCGGGGGCTGCCCCTGCCGCTGATGCCCCTGCGACCGATGCCGCAGCAGGTCCACTGGTGAAACACCGCACCTGGACCAATTCCGATGGACGCGCCATGTCGGCGGAGCTGATCTCCCTTTCCGGAAACATGGGAACCTTCCGCAAGATAGGCGGCGCTCCCTTTACCTATGACATTACCCAGCTCTCAGAGGAAGACCAGAAACTCATCCGCGCCGCGGGCACACACTGA
- a CDS encoding sulfatase: MFFFNSLNLLISGLILLGSYSAAAAKKPNILLIIADDMTWSDCQPYGSPNVKTPHLQKLANQGMRFDGMFTGTAMCSPTRQQLYTGIFPIRNGAFANHSQVHKGVKSIVHHLSELGYRVSLEGKKHIGPQQSFPFKNLNLAKVLATTDKPFCHIVASHDPHKPWTTGDATAFDPAKLVVPPNLIDTPEVRQQLCHYYAEISHLDTTVGKILKSLEQAGVAKNTLVIFTTEQGMTLPFGGKWLCYDTGLKTGFLVRWPGVVKPGSSTSALTQYVDVVPTLVEIAGGDPTRIDTGCADADGKHGFDGRSFLSILKGENDQLRNYVYGIQTTKGIFNGHNYPVRSVRNQRYQYIRNLNHQAEFNNSYTEGGVFHREYYLPLVAAAKDSPAVKSRLALFKKRPYEELYDLTKDPYELHNLANSPELLETKKKLSDALDAFMRQQNDRGIETEEKCPSRLGRAQ; encoded by the coding sequence ACATCCTGCTCATCATCGCCGACGACATGACATGGAGCGATTGCCAACCATACGGCTCGCCCAATGTAAAAACGCCCCACTTGCAGAAGCTCGCCAATCAAGGAATGCGCTTCGACGGTATGTTCACCGGAACGGCCATGTGCTCGCCGACGCGGCAACAACTCTACACTGGGATTTTTCCTATCCGCAATGGCGCCTTCGCCAATCACAGCCAGGTTCACAAGGGGGTGAAAAGCATCGTCCACCATCTTTCAGAGCTCGGGTATCGTGTCTCCCTGGAAGGGAAAAAACATATTGGTCCGCAGCAGTCGTTTCCATTTAAGAACCTGAATCTGGCAAAAGTCCTGGCAACAACCGACAAGCCGTTTTGCCACATTGTAGCCTCCCATGATCCACATAAACCATGGACCACCGGAGACGCTACGGCTTTCGACCCAGCCAAGCTGGTGGTCCCTCCAAACCTGATCGACACCCCGGAAGTCCGGCAGCAGCTCTGTCATTATTATGCAGAAATCAGCCACCTCGACACCACCGTCGGCAAGATTCTCAAGTCGTTGGAGCAAGCAGGCGTCGCCAAGAACACCCTCGTGATCTTCACCACCGAACAAGGTATGACCCTACCCTTTGGCGGCAAGTGGCTTTGTTACGACACAGGATTGAAAACAGGTTTCCTGGTGCGCTGGCCAGGAGTGGTGAAGCCGGGGAGCTCCACCTCTGCGCTTACCCAATACGTCGATGTCGTGCCGACACTGGTGGAAATAGCGGGCGGCGACCCCACCAGGATAGACACCGGCTGTGCCGACGCCGATGGCAAGCATGGCTTCGATGGACGCAGTTTTCTAAGCATCTTAAAAGGTGAAAACGACCAGCTGCGAAACTATGTTTACGGCATCCAGACCACCAAGGGGATCTTTAACGGGCATAACTACCCGGTGCGCTCAGTGCGCAACCAGCGCTACCAGTATATTCGAAATCTGAATCACCAAGCTGAGTTCAATAATTCTTACACCGAGGGCGGGGTGTTCCATCGTGAATACTATTTGCCGCTGGTTGCCGCAGCCAAAGACTCCCCTGCGGTCAAGTCACGTTTGGCCTTGTTCAAAAAACGCCCCTATGAGGAACTCTACGACCTGACCAAAGACCCCTACGAGCTTCATAACCTGGCCAACTCACCAGAGCTGTTGGAAACGAAAAAGAAACTCTCAGACGCGTTGGATGCATTCATGCGTCAGCAGAACGATCGTGGCATAGAGACGGAGGAAAAGTGCCCCTCCCGTCTTGGTAGAGCGCAGTGA